The proteins below are encoded in one region of Ferroplasma acidiphilum:
- a CDS encoding oligosaccharide flippase family protein — translation MGNITESFSSGVTFQYSAVASMFISSSLFYFFIAHLLPVSVVGSISLLYAIMNIMAVVFVFGLSNGVQHYLSYHLVRENHGAVMKLMKQTISFSIILALAAFSFMYFSAGEIAILFFHSSAYVLSIKLIGIAIAGSVMINVSGSMLLGLNQYKKYSLIYIFINIFTYFFPLSMLFITGKSVYLIAGLATINIISALLFMIFVYKVYNRLSGLQTKAVKEPYRNLVYYSIPLFFSSIMGTSATYIDRIVVSYFINLSYLGIYNFALIIASAATFLVVPVSNLLIPKLSSFFSLDNKEGFRKSIRILLNIVSLIYIPAALGIAALSRIILYEFAGSDYTIAYIPLIIIMFITSIFIGTTVLASGISSIRKTRIFLYSSGFALASNIILSVILIPRFNIIGAAIAYSSMNAVNFSIVYYYARKFSVNNYDISRVIKIWISAIIMFGIIFTIQGLFPYTMINIFIYILAGLLIYLVEIKVFHLISQEEMGYIISVIPERFSTLRYMAKRMAYNEQKGNYDRLFRFIK, via the coding sequence TTGGGTAATATAACTGAATCTTTTAGCTCTGGCGTCACATTTCAGTATTCGGCAGTTGCCTCTATGTTTATTTCTTCCAGCCTGTTTTATTTTTTCATAGCACATCTCCTTCCTGTTTCAGTAGTAGGTTCAATATCCCTGCTATACGCTATAATGAACATAATGGCTGTTGTGTTTGTGTTCGGGCTTTCAAATGGTGTGCAACATTATCTTTCCTACCACCTTGTACGGGAAAACCATGGCGCTGTAATGAAGTTAATGAAACAAACTATTTCATTTTCAATAATATTAGCACTTGCGGCTTTTAGCTTTATGTATTTCTCTGCAGGTGAAATTGCAATATTATTTTTCCACAGCAGCGCCTATGTGCTATCAATAAAGCTTATTGGAATAGCAATAGCTGGTTCTGTCATGATCAATGTATCCGGTTCTATGCTGCTTGGATTAAATCAGTATAAAAAATATTCACTGATTTACATTTTCATAAATATTTTTACCTATTTCTTCCCGCTTTCAATGCTTTTTATTACTGGAAAATCCGTATACCTGATAGCCGGGCTGGCAACAATTAATATTATAAGTGCCCTGCTTTTCATGATTTTTGTTTATAAGGTGTATAACAGGCTTAGCGGGTTGCAGACAAAAGCGGTTAAAGAACCTTATCGCAATCTTGTTTACTATTCTATTCCATTATTTTTTTCATCAATAATGGGAACAAGCGCAACATATATTGACAGGATAGTTGTTTCTTATTTTATTAACCTTTCATATCTGGGAATTTATAATTTTGCCCTGATCATAGCATCTGCTGCCACATTCCTTGTGGTACCAGTTTCAAACCTATTAATTCCAAAGCTTTCATCCTTCTTCTCACTGGACAATAAGGAAGGCTTCAGAAAAAGTATCAGAATTCTCCTGAACATTGTCTCACTTATTTACATACCTGCAGCACTTGGCATAGCCGCACTTTCTAGAATAATACTCTATGAGTTTGCAGGTTCGGATTATACAATAGCTTATATTCCGCTCATCATAATAATGTTCATTACATCTATTTTTATCGGCACAACAGTTCTTGCATCCGGAATCTCCAGTATAAGAAAAACTAGAATATTTCTTTATTCTTCCGGTTTTGCACTGGCATCCAATATTATTCTATCAGTTATACTCATACCAAGATTTAATATTATAGGTGCAGCAATTGCCTATTCATCAATGAATGCAGTTAATTTTAGCATAGTTTATTATTACGCCAGGAAGTTTTCTGTAAATAATTATGATATTTCCAGAGTAATAAAAATATGGATTTCAGCTATAATTATGTTCGGCATAATATTTACGATACAGGGCTTATTCCCATATACAATGATAAATATTTTCATATACATACTGGCCGGACTTTTGATCTATCTTGTGGAAATCAAAGTGTTCCACCTGATAAGCCAGGAGGAAATGGGGTATATAATATCTGTAATACCGGAGCGCTTTAGCACATTAAGATATATGGCAAAGCGTATGGCTTACAATGAACAGAAAGGAAATTATGACAGGCTTTTCAGATTTATAAAATAA
- a CDS encoding DUF2079 domain-containing protein, giving the protein MKFEWMPFRIKNIFKDGKTVNYHSIIIVLSIIFAIFFSFYSILKAYTLNAYAWDLGLYSQAFYSSLHGQLFYSNLLGESYLAEHFSPFMFALLGVFYIYPNPYILLIIQAVFLSFATIPLYYISLHIFSRIKEKYPENIKNPALYSFIIASAFLLSPLTESPIYFDFHLMIFLPFFYFMAIYFYIKNRMAWNIVFLALIVSLHASFVFIVVMTLIMEMMISRYYFKESGEQTKKMAYLFITSLIVLLIYYTAAGYLKGDIAHSQSILLFASGATGSASRSITGLVLTFFLHPYRFMTYIIANYQIKLLFLVLAFLAVDFAFYRFPIGLIPAIPYLVYAMTSSYIPYYFIGYQYSMMFIPMIFVAAVFGISKMMEFKPTPSIKTKRAARNLKNTMLVIAVFAIAAFIVVSPISPVSVEPSGIHNIVNDSAGYSAERNHFVYSLENNISMNSSLVTGNNIYPLFYKDLNATAFPYNNISSTSVHFKYLIADLNDSQTYTRNRHNISLANLALEYMNSGSYGILAEGYGVIALELHYTGKPLIFNPLNVSYSSKEFDHTNGKVYGPIPDKNMSSFQKLENLGKNVYSGNTTYILPGNYSISVYLNSSYKIPASGINITILDNGNVTLYRINSSSYRLNGETLTFNLNSTEMHTGVTYVFTGIPSINGMSIIQDSV; this is encoded by the coding sequence ATGAAATTTGAGTGGATGCCCTTCCGGATAAAAAACATATTTAAAGATGGAAAGACAGTAAATTACCACAGTATAATTATAGTATTATCCATTATATTCGCTATTTTCTTTTCATTTTATTCTATTTTAAAGGCATATACACTTAATGCTTATGCATGGGATCTGGGATTATATTCACAGGCATTTTATTCTTCTCTCCACGGCCAATTATTCTATTCAAACCTGCTTGGAGAGAGTTATCTTGCAGAACATTTCTCGCCATTTATGTTTGCCCTCCTCGGTGTCTTTTACATCTATCCGAATCCATACATATTGCTTATTATTCAGGCAGTATTCTTAAGTTTCGCAACAATTCCACTTTACTATATCTCCCTGCATATTTTTTCCAGGATAAAGGAAAAATACCCTGAAAACATAAAAAATCCTGCACTTTATTCATTTATAATAGCAAGTGCCTTTCTACTTTCACCCTTAACAGAAAGCCCGATTTATTTTGATTTCCATCTAATGATATTTCTCCCATTCTTTTATTTTATGGCAATTTATTTTTACATTAAAAACAGGATGGCGTGGAATATTGTTTTTCTTGCCCTGATAGTAAGCCTTCATGCTTCCTTTGTTTTTATTGTAGTGATGACATTAATAATGGAAATGATGATATCCAGGTATTATTTCAAGGAATCCGGTGAGCAGACAAAAAAAATGGCATACCTGTTTATCACATCACTTATAGTTTTACTTATATACTATACTGCAGCAGGGTACCTCAAAGGAGACATAGCACATAGCCAGAGTATTTTGCTTTTCGCAAGTGGAGCTACGGGTTCTGCGTCGAGAAGTATAACTGGCCTTGTTTTAACATTTTTTCTCCATCCATACAGATTCATGACTTATATTATCGCCAATTACCAGATTAAGCTTCTCTTCCTGGTTCTTGCATTTCTGGCCGTTGATTTTGCATTTTACCGTTTCCCTATTGGTTTAATCCCGGCTATTCCATATCTTGTATATGCCATGACCTCCTCATACATACCTTATTATTTTATAGGATACCAGTACTCAATGATGTTTATACCTATGATATTTGTCGCTGCCGTATTTGGAATATCTAAAATGATGGAATTCAAGCCTACGCCTTCCATTAAAACTAAACGGGCGGCCAGGAATTTAAAAAATACCATGTTAGTTATTGCTGTATTTGCAATTGCAGCGTTTATAGTGGTGTCACCCATATCGCCTGTATCTGTGGAACCTTCAGGCATCCATAATATTGTAAATGATTCAGCAGGATATTCTGCAGAACGGAACCACTTTGTATATTCACTGGAAAATAATATAAGCATGAATTCATCCCTTGTAACCGGAAATAACATTTACCCGTTATTTTATAAAGATTTAAACGCAACAGCATTTCCGTACAATAATATTTCATCGACATCTGTGCATTTTAAATACCTAATTGCAGATTTGAACGATAGCCAGACCTACACTAGAAACAGGCATAATATATCACTTGCAAATCTTGCATTGGAGTATATGAATAGTGGTTCCTATGGCATACTTGCTGAGGGTTACGGTGTGATAGCACTTGAACTCCATTATACAGGAAAACCATTAATATTTAATCCATTAAATGTTTCCTATAGCTCAAAGGAATTTGACCATACTAACGGAAAGGTCTATGGCCCGATACCGGATAAAAACATGTCCAGTTTTCAAAAATTAGAAAATCTGGGAAAGAACGTGTATTCCGGCAACACCACCTATATTTTGCCCGGAAATTACAGCATATCTGTGTATTTGAACAGTAGCTATAAAATACCTGCATCAGGGATTAATATCACTATTCTCGACAATGGAAATGTAACTTTATATAGGATAAATTCCAGCTCATATAGATTAAATGGTGAAACTTTAACATTCAATCTGAACAGCACAGAGATGCATACAGGTGTCACTTACGTATTCACCGGCATTCCTTCCATAAATGGAATGTCAATAATACAGGATTCTGTATAA
- a CDS encoding Rossmann-fold NAD(P)-binding domain-containing protein, whose protein sequence is MITYVTEEDVKSNLKMGECIEELRKAFKSYGNGASDAHPRDRIMNNNSMLNTMPGVYGARHLAGLKTYYAGPSGIHFVVIIFNTEKPEDLYILEANTLGQIRTGALAAMATSEVVKERAINFTLIGSGFQAESQFLAMKEIFNLKHAHVYSKNPSHSKAFADKFGIESVDSLDVLKESDVITSITNSNSPIFNYSQLPERYHINLAGSNFPIRREAAPDVLDNSDVVIVENLEQAMKESAEIMGVQKKEKIVELKDYMINKGKYPGNKTIFKSMGIGLEDVAAGYVILKNMGIINF, encoded by the coding sequence ATGATTACCTACGTAACGGAAGAGGATGTAAAATCAAATTTGAAAATGGGCGAATGCATTGAAGAGTTAAGAAAAGCCTTCAAATCTTACGGAAATGGTGCATCAGATGCCCATCCAAGGGATAGAATAATGAATAATAATAGCATGCTTAATACTATGCCAGGAGTTTATGGGGCTCGGCATTTAGCTGGATTAAAAACCTATTATGCAGGTCCATCCGGAATACATTTTGTAGTTATAATATTCAATACTGAGAAACCTGAAGATCTTTACATACTGGAGGCAAACACTCTGGGGCAGATCAGAACAGGAGCACTTGCTGCAATGGCCACTTCAGAGGTTGTCAAAGAAAGAGCCATAAATTTCACCTTAATTGGTTCGGGATTCCAGGCCGAATCACAGTTTCTGGCAATGAAAGAGATCTTTAATTTAAAGCATGCCCACGTATACTCAAAGAATCCCTCGCATTCGAAGGCATTTGCAGACAAATTTGGAATAGAGTCCGTTGATTCACTTGATGTTTTAAAGGAATCAGATGTCATTACAAGCATTACGAATAGCAATAGCCCTATATTCAACTATAGCCAGTTGCCTGAGAGGTACCATATAAACCTCGCAGGCTCAAATTTTCCTATCAGAAGAGAGGCTGCACCTGATGTACTGGACAACTCAGACGTGGTGATAGTGGAAAATCTTGAACAGGCGATGAAAGAATCTGCAGAAATAATGGGGGTGCAGAAAAAGGAAAAAATAGTGGAGTTGAAGGATTATATGATAAATAAAGGCAAATACCCCGGGAATAAAACTATATTCAAATCTATGGGTATAGGATTGGAAGATGTTGCAGCTGGTTATGTAATATTAAAAAATATGGGAATAATAAATTTCTGA
- a CDS encoding B12-binding domain-containing radical SAM protein, whose protein sequence is MSLRAVFVRPSNRTGSAYLNKWGFLPAPLGLLALAGEIKRIPDSEVKIIDMEADDISLDDAISQILDFKPDLVGITLHATAAHNNAGYIARGVKKAKPDTVLVAGGHHATFLPEELIEAGFDISVLGEGDETIYDIAMAIMENRSFNQINGIVFRDDGSIKRTMPRKLIQDLDTLPMPPLELLDPSKYTFKVFGTDDRVMCLETSRGCPYGCDFCSVTPTWGNTWRNKSNERIIKEMENAKSYGYNWIFFTDDIFIVEPNVKHREALFDMILEKNLNTSWIVQMRVDVTSRHPELIEKAAKAGMSISFLGVESGSEEILKKMHKGEFTPQSAQAVKILSGNDIVVIVGMMVGAPYERYRDLRSTVRFSRELARAGADALQFSIYTPLPGTRIFDEALEKKSLFTLDWDRFDVLTPVMKTHVGPVLDQMVQFYASYSFYIYKFLRGKITGLQLAGKKKKLIDTGTKFIVDMMPEYLRSIAQFPRHLLETYDMYWNSKKNGFIGKEGHEELVSNSNKIIYDMGKKKNVYYMIKR, encoded by the coding sequence ATGTCATTAAGGGCAGTTTTCGTTAGGCCCAGCAATCGTACCGGGTCAGCATATTTGAACAAATGGGGTTTCCTTCCGGCACCCCTGGGTTTGTTAGCTCTAGCAGGAGAAATCAAAAGGATACCGGATAGTGAAGTAAAAATTATAGACATGGAAGCAGATGATATCTCCCTGGATGACGCCATAAGCCAGATTCTTGATTTTAAGCCTGACCTGGTGGGAATTACACTTCATGCCACTGCTGCACACAATAATGCAGGGTATATAGCCCGTGGTGTTAAGAAAGCTAAACCTGATACAGTTCTTGTGGCAGGTGGACACCATGCTACTTTTCTTCCGGAGGAATTGATAGAAGCGGGCTTCGATATATCGGTCCTGGGTGAAGGAGATGAAACTATTTATGATATAGCTATGGCAATAATGGAAAATAGAAGCTTCAATCAGATAAATGGAATAGTTTTCAGGGATGATGGAAGCATCAAGCGGACAATGCCCAGAAAGTTAATACAGGATCTTGATACGCTTCCGATGCCCCCACTTGAACTTCTTGATCCATCTAAATACACATTCAAGGTATTTGGCACTGATGACAGGGTTATGTGCCTGGAGACTTCCCGCGGGTGCCCCTATGGCTGTGATTTCTGTTCAGTTACGCCAACCTGGGGAAATACCTGGAGAAATAAATCCAACGAACGTATTATAAAAGAAATGGAGAACGCTAAAAGTTACGGGTATAACTGGATATTCTTTACTGATGACATATTCATAGTGGAGCCAAATGTTAAACACAGGGAAGCTTTATTTGATATGATACTGGAAAAGAATCTTAATACTTCATGGATTGTGCAGATGCGCGTCGATGTAACATCCCGCCATCCGGAGCTAATAGAAAAGGCCGCTAAGGCTGGAATGAGCATTTCATTCCTCGGTGTAGAATCTGGCAGTGAAGAAATATTAAAGAAAATGCATAAGGGGGAATTTACACCGCAATCTGCGCAGGCAGTTAAGATTCTATCCGGCAATGACATTGTTGTCATAGTTGGCATGATGGTTGGTGCACCATATGAAAGATACCGTGATTTAAGATCCACGGTCAGGTTTTCACGGGAACTGGCAAGAGCTGGGGCTGACGCCCTACAGTTTTCAATATATACGCCGCTACCGGGTACCAGAATATTCGATGAGGCACTGGAGAAAAAGTCGCTTTTCACACTGGATTGGGATAGATTTGATGTCCTTACACCGGTTATGAAAACACATGTAGGCCCGGTACTTGACCAGATGGTGCAGTTCTATGCATCCTATTCATTCTATATCTATAAATTTTTAAGGGGCAAGATTACCGGATTGCAACTGGCGGGTAAAAAGAAAAAGTTAATTGATACCGGAACAAAATTTATAGTTGATATGATGCCTGAATATTTACGGAGCATTGCACAGTTTCCTAGGCATTTGCTGGAAACATACGATATGTACTGGAACTCGAAGAAGAATGGGTTTATAGGAAAAGAAGGGCATGAGGAACTTGTTTCCAATTCAAATAAGATAATTTATGATATGGGAAAAAAGAAAAATGTGTATTATATGATAAAGCGTTAA
- a CDS encoding GntR family transcriptional regulator, whose product MVKALEIVIDRNSEQPLYLQIYNQITYNISTKKLNKGDILPSSRTLAEVLNINFHTVNQAYQKLRTNGIIVLGKSKKYVIADGNNSEKGTKLIEKEKDMVNEALAMGYTENDIIESVKRIISSIRSD is encoded by the coding sequence ATGGTAAAAGCTTTGGAAATTGTTATTGATAGAAATTCTGAACAACCACTGTATTTGCAGATTTACAATCAGATAACATATAATATTTCAACAAAGAAATTAAATAAGGGTGATATACTGCCTTCATCCAGAACCCTTGCAGAAGTTCTAAATATCAACTTTCACACTGTTAACCAGGCATATCAAAAATTGCGCACCAATGGAATTATTGTTCTTGGAAAAAGCAAGAAATATGTAATTGCAGATGGCAATAATTCGGAAAAAGGAACAAAATTAATTGAAAAAGAAAAGGATATGGTGAACGAGGCACTCGCAATGGGTTATACTGAGAATGATATAATTGAGAGCGTAAAAAGAATAATTTCTTCCATAAGGTCAGATTAA
- a CDS encoding APC family permease: protein MENSNTMKHNIIKRKPRLKKDLTFNQMLMVGLVGAFGNGALFGTVAMITIAGPEAILAFILGAAIYSLIGLTYMELGVTYPEAGGPTRYSIYTHGRWTNIINAMSDIIWYLFIPPVEVISIIAGINYFDPIFLASSGAPTYIGVALGLALMLGLIPFNYYGIKQFGKSSLYTGAVKIFFYLSMSLGLVFFAFDYANFYKYGFAPYGVAIPLFSIMPYAMYDFGAIRVIPDLAEETNNRSKMPRAIGMVLLFETLIYISVAFAITMGTNWSLIGVIPGNFLGVQAAFHGNNPFFLLSKPFPFVFIAAVITGVLTPFVTGYIYLGSGTRVLFSMGRSGYVSNKLKNIESKHSIPLWSLIVFAVVGVVLVFVTAPVPSIYTFIDDATAAGYIGLITNPIALMVTRRQGITKKKDMVRGMSIIAPLATAGSALIVFWTGWPSEPYAVILIAAGAVLFGALSKVKIGAKNALWYVFFIGFATFMVATSHDGLTSAVFPQYFSYIQGTIITFIVGLFVIYPLGVLSGFKKQFIHKDFTEQLYTKEGEADWKDSQNSKQEAKEFQ from the coding sequence ATGGAAAACTCTAATACTATGAAACACAATATAATAAAACGAAAACCAAGGCTTAAAAAAGACCTGACATTTAATCAAATGCTTATGGTTGGCCTGGTAGGTGCATTTGGTAACGGAGCATTATTTGGAACAGTTGCTATGATAACTATCGCAGGCCCCGAAGCTATTCTTGCTTTTATACTGGGTGCTGCTATATATTCCCTGATAGGATTGACATACATGGAACTTGGAGTTACCTACCCGGAGGCAGGTGGCCCAACGAGATATTCCATTTATACACATGGGCGATGGACAAACATCATAAATGCCATGTCCGATATTATCTGGTACCTGTTTATACCGCCGGTTGAAGTAATCTCCATAATAGCAGGCATAAATTATTTTGACCCCATATTCCTGGCTTCAAGCGGGGCTCCTACATATATTGGCGTTGCACTGGGGCTTGCGCTTATGCTCGGGCTAATTCCATTTAACTATTACGGAATAAAGCAATTCGGAAAATCTTCACTATATACCGGTGCTGTTAAAATATTCTTTTACCTGTCAATGTCCCTTGGACTGGTATTCTTTGCCTTTGATTATGCGAATTTCTATAAATATGGCTTTGCCCCATACGGAGTTGCTATTCCTCTATTCTCTATAATGCCCTACGCCATGTATGATTTCGGAGCTATACGGGTGATACCTGACCTTGCTGAGGAAACAAACAACAGAAGCAAAATGCCCCGTGCAATAGGTATGGTTCTGTTATTTGAAACATTAATATACATAAGTGTAGCCTTTGCTATTACAATGGGGACAAACTGGTCCCTGATAGGCGTAATACCCGGAAACTTCCTGGGCGTGCAGGCAGCTTTCCATGGAAATAATCCATTTTTCTTGCTGTCGAAACCATTCCCATTTGTATTTATAGCTGCTGTAATTACTGGAGTATTAACTCCATTTGTTACGGGTTATATTTACCTTGGTTCAGGAACAAGAGTCCTATTCTCTATGGGAAGATCCGGTTATGTATCAAATAAATTAAAAAATATAGAAAGCAAGCACTCAATACCATTATGGTCTTTGATTGTATTCGCAGTAGTCGGTGTAGTGCTTGTATTCGTGACTGCACCGGTACCCAGCATATATACATTTATAGACGATGCAACTGCGGCTGGATACATAGGGCTGATAACCAATCCAATAGCCCTTATGGTAACAAGGAGACAGGGAATAACAAAAAAGAAAGATATGGTACGTGGAATGAGCATAATAGCACCACTTGCTACAGCCGGTTCCGCTTTAATTGTGTTCTGGACAGGATGGCCATCTGAACCCTATGCTGTGATACTTATAGCAGCTGGGGCAGTGCTGTTCGGTGCGCTTTCAAAGGTAAAAATAGGTGCAAAAAATGCCCTGTGGTACGTATTCTTTATAGGATTCGCAACTTTTATGGTAGCTACCAGCCACGATGGATTGACATCTGCTGTATTTCCGCAATATTTTTCATACATACAGGGAACTATCATAACCTTTATAGTGGGACTCTTTGTAATCTATCCGCTTGGTGTGCTATCTGGCTTTAAAAAGCAGTTTATACACAAAGACTTTACTGAGCAGCTATACACAAAAGAGGGCGAAGCCGATTGGAAAGATAGCCAGAATAGTAAACAGGAAGCGAAGGAGTTCCAGTAA
- a CDS encoding inorganic diphosphatase: protein MKFNVQTENFPESFYVFIEIPQGGNTKLEYKFDVENIVLDRILFTSMVYPTNYGFVLNTKAKDEDPLDVLVISSVPIPSGTIVKCRAIGIAEMSDEEGSDNKVIAVPLDKVDPMSKEYTDIKDVPDAVKDKIKHFFQHYKELEKGKFMTFHDFKGKDEAIKQIKESLL from the coding sequence ATGAAATTTAATGTTCAGACAGAAAATTTCCCTGAATCTTTCTATGTATTTATAGAAATTCCCCAGGGAGGAAACACAAAGCTTGAATATAAATTTGATGTGGAAAATATAGTTTTAGATAGGATACTTTTCACATCAATGGTATACCCGACAAATTACGGGTTTGTGCTTAACACAAAAGCAAAGGATGAGGACCCACTGGATGTCCTTGTTATTTCATCTGTACCTATACCTTCGGGTACCATAGTTAAATGCAGGGCTATCGGAATAGCTGAAATGAGCGATGAGGAAGGTTCTGACAATAAGGTCATAGCGGTACCGCTGGATAAGGTGGATCCAATGTCTAAAGAATACACTGACATAAAGGATGTCCCTGATGCCGTTAAAGATAAGATAAAGCATTTCTTCCAGCACTATAAAGAACTGGAAAAGGGCAAATTTATGACCTTCCATGATTTCAAAGGAAAAGATGAGGCCATTAAGCAAATTAAAGAATCTCTTCTTTGA
- a CDS encoding iron-containing alcohol dehydrogenase: MDDFENRYTYNNELKFDQVKRILFGVGQSMLVGEQLKEIGKKNTIIVTDPNVYKFGLLDNIEKSLSKSQIKYEVYDKISNEPTMDNIVNAVEFARSNGKFDSVVAVGGGSVLDTSKMVASMVTNKGEPAEYLTPVEDKFKNPGLPKILIPTTGGTGSEVSNMSVVINRESMYKTWAASSNLLADTAIVDPVLNVSAPPRTTAASGMDALAHNVEGLISKEANPISDGIATKAASLIFRNLRTAYNDPSNIEARSAMSMSAMLGGMVITFPWVAGPSVLGHCLGEAFGPKYGAIHGVAVGMALPYILDFNISAAYNKISSLARIFNIRYKGESARVVASKIPPAIIQLLEDLEMPTTLKDINFPASDIEKFGDYIFSSRQKLYDLPRFNPRRLTKENSIRLIQNMYDGTLENQVR, from the coding sequence ATGGATGATTTTGAAAACAGATATACTTATAATAATGAATTGAAATTTGACCAGGTAAAACGTATTTTATTCGGTGTGGGGCAATCCATGCTCGTTGGCGAACAGTTAAAAGAAATCGGAAAGAAAAATACCATAATTGTAACTGATCCTAATGTTTACAAATTCGGGTTGCTGGACAACATTGAAAAATCACTTTCCAAATCTCAGATAAAGTACGAAGTTTACGATAAAATTTCCAATGAACCTACAATGGATAACATCGTGAATGCAGTAGAATTTGCAAGAAGCAATGGAAAATTTGACTCGGTGGTTGCAGTGGGTGGAGGGAGCGTGCTTGATACCAGCAAGATGGTGGCATCCATGGTAACCAATAAGGGAGAGCCTGCAGAATACTTAACGCCAGTCGAGGATAAATTTAAAAATCCAGGGCTTCCCAAGATTTTAATACCCACAACAGGGGGAACAGGAAGCGAAGTTTCAAACATGTCCGTTGTTATAAACCGGGAATCCATGTATAAAACATGGGCAGCCAGCAGCAACCTTCTTGCAGATACTGCAATAGTAGACCCTGTACTGAATGTTAGTGCACCCCCCAGGACTACTGCAGCAAGTGGAATGGATGCCCTTGCGCACAATGTGGAGGGATTAATCAGCAAAGAAGCAAATCCTATTTCTGATGGCATAGCCACAAAGGCTGCGTCATTGATTTTTAGAAATTTACGAACAGCTTATAATGATCCTTCTAATATTGAGGCAAGGTCGGCAATGTCAATGTCCGCTATGCTTGGTGGTATGGTAATCACATTCCCATGGGTGGCCGGGCCATCGGTTCTCGGGCATTGCCTTGGCGAAGCTTTTGGGCCAAAATACGGAGCAATACACGGTGTTGCAGTAGGCATGGCATTGCCATACATACTGGATTTCAACATATCTGCTGCCTATAACAAAATAAGCTCACTTGCGAGGATATTCAATATACGTTATAAAGGAGAATCGGCAAGAGTCGTGGCATCAAAGATTCCACCGGCAATAATCCAGCTGCTTGAAGACCTGGAAATGCCTACAACACTGAAGGATATAAATTTCCCAGCATCGGATATTGAAAAATTTGGTGATTATATATTTTCATCAAGGCAGAAACTCTACGATCTCCCCAGATTTAATCCCAGAAGGCTCACAAAAGAAAATTCTATCAGGCTAATACAGAATATGTATGATGGGACACTGGAAAACCAGGTAAGGTAA